TTGCTGGGAGCCTGACAACCGAGGTGTGTCTGATATCCAGAGTCTGAAGCTGCCTCAGGGCACCAAAGGAATCTGGCAGACGAGTGATCTCTTTGCATCCTCTTAGGGAGAGGAACTTGAGGCGAGGCAGCAGCTTGACCATCTGCTCGAGGTCACCATCTGTCACTGATGATGTGTCCTCCAGATCCAGCACCCGGACTATCCTCATCTTGTCAGAGATGAAGAAGGACTCCCACTCACCAAAAACCGTGAGTGACCGCAGCCGCGAGAAGTCGATGCTCCCATACACACTCATGTCTCTGTCCCAGGTGCTCCCTATGGTGAGATGCCGTCCTGTGTGTTGCGAATTCACACTGCAGTGCCCCTCCAATTCAAACACGAGGTTCTCTTCCATCGACCGTGAGATAATGTACTCACGGAAGAAACCATTGACTTGGCACAAGGGCATCCTCATGAAACTGGACAGGCTTGTGGATCCCGGCACCTGGATCATGTTTAGCTTGCGGAGGTCGAGAAAGGACTCCTCTGCATTCTCCTCAGCGGTCCTTTCTTTGGTGTCCCTGGAGTAACCTTCCGCAATCCACCGTCGCACCAAACGGCTCCGCCGAATTTTGTGGTTCACAGGGAAGATTGACAGATAGAAGATACAGGGCTTGAGCAAATCTTCACAAGAATGGAAGTATGAATGGACCCAGTCAAACAGACCCCTTAAACTACCGAATGCTGGGTGGGTCTCCAACGTCCCCATAAAGTTGTCATCATTGTCGATGCTCCATCCTTCAGCCATGAAGTTGCCTACAGCAACAATCACTTGGGGTAGTCCGCCGCACTTGTGTAGGAGAATTTTTGCTTGCTCAATGTCCGCGGGGCTCGGGTCAGAAGGCCAGCTACTCCAACGACTCGTAGATGCCTGTCATCAAATGAATTTGAAAATAAGCATCTACTAAACCCAACGAAGAATTTAAGAATAAGAATTATTGCAACTGTCATCCAATTAATGAATTTATAAGAATAAACAAAGCATAAGGCTTTCAGTGATTTACATGATCAAAATTTGTGTCTCCCATCACACTCACACATCAAGACGTGTCCAGGAGATTTTGGCAATTATTTACGTCTAAACTATGCGCGTGAGGAATAACAGATGTGCAACATTTCGGAGTTTGTGTTACGAAACAAAGTGAATAAGACACCAATTGCAACTTTGTTCAATATGCAATTGCAAATGGTAGTACTAGTCGGGTGCAAACATGGATTACTTAAATTGCAATATGCTCATTCACTGTTCAATCTATGCGCACACCTTATTTGCAACCCGAGAAAAACTGGTCTCAATCTGATATGCATACTATTACTTGCAACCTCACAAGCTACAAGTGTGTGTATTCCAAATTATGTAGTAGCATTAAAGTGATTGATTATTCCTACTACTCAGGCTGTGGGTGCTCATCTTTCCTACActgatttttttgatttttttcctaCATATATAAACAATATTCCCTTTGTTCCAAATCGTAGGTTGCTTTGATTTTTTTATACATAAATTTCACTGTGTATATAAATAAAGCCTATGTTTAGATGCATAGAAAAAATTATGCACAAAAAAAATCCAGAACAACCTACCTATAATTTGGGACGGGGGGAGTATATGTACATACACGTATGTAGGAGCATTAAGTTGTCAAAATATGTATCTATAGCCTTCCTCTTTGATTAATTAACCTTGATTAGATATATGCTATACGCTGATATGGCATGCGTGAGATTTTAGTGTAAAACTGTAAATGACTTCGTCCCGCTCCTACTTAATAATATGTAAGCATAGCACTTATGTAAAATTCTAAATAAATCGCTATAACAAATAATAAATTTGGTCATGTAGCTTGTTGTGATTAAAATTACCGTTCTTATCAAGAGATCAAGCGCGTCGTCAATTTCTAGGCCTTCGACATTCCACCAATTATCTTTTGAACAATATGTGGCGACACTTTCTTCATATGAAATGACAAGGATACGGCTTCGGTTATCACGTTGAAAGGCCAAGGCAGCTTTTATCTGGTCCCAGTCTTCCGTGGATTGCAGACCATCAATAACGATGAGACACTTATAATTTTGTAGAAGCTCACGACATTCTTGAACCGGGTCTTTGATTCTAAACATGCTGCCATGTTGGAGAGATCCCGAGTGGAAATCCAAGAGTAATCTCCAAGAAAATTCCCTTAAATTGAATGGACGAGGTACATCAACCCAACCAAACTTTTTAAAAGTTCCCTGAATCACTTGCTTGTAGTAGACATGTTTAACAATATATGATTTGCCAACACCAGCAATCCCGTACACAGGGCGCACCACCGGCGATTCGTCACGAAGATTCCGTCATAAATCCTAAGGacgaatttcatggcgatctccgtataaccgtcgcccaagaagatccgacgacgaggaagttGATACGTTACTATAGttgatgtgcttaataatttgtaatatctcatgtacttttgaactcctaagtgttccatacacgacaaatatatatatatatatatatatatatatatatatatatatatatatatatatatatatatatatatatatatatatatatatatataatgttagtgtaatatgctgttctaataatactgtgcaatgcaaagagtacgactatgtagtcacatacggtagaaatacgcatagccatacgtataaaaacgaaaagaaaagaaatataaagaagaaaaaacatttagtgccggctagttatatcagccggcactaaccttgctgtGAGGACTCGTGCGGggtcgggcacgttagtgccggctggtatttcggaccggcactaacacgcgcgcgttagtgccggtcagagtagccggcactaacgtctgtcacgttagtgccggccatttagtgccggccacagggaccggcactaatacgccctgtgaccggcactaataaGCCGTTCTCCAACAGTGGTACTATTCTAGTCGGCAAGAGACATGATGGCAGATGTAACGTATGATAAGGAGAACATGACGCGTTTGCTTAGTGCAAACCGTTGTTGATCTCAAATGCCTAGTAATGCTTGACAGGGAGATATACAGGTTGCCAGGTTGGTACAATGTTTACTTCAATATAGTCAACAACTTTGAACTAGCTAATACACCTAATTTATGATCGACTTCTAAAAACTAGTTTACCCCATGGTACAACAATGTGCCGTGCATGGTTGAATATTCTGCAATTATAGTCTTCGTGTTTAACCTTTTCGATTGTTTTGGGGTAGGCGAGTTAACAGGGTGATGCTAGCATCCGGAGAGCATCTTGTCATCCAAAACTGCCAGACAAAAATGTATTCGAGTAGGAGTTAACAGGTCTATCCTGGTCAATGaaatgagtttagagtcccatAGACAAATTAAATTAGGCTGGCCAAGCCTACAAATTAAATTAGTTGAACATGAAGCAGATGTCGCCATGAATAATGAATGACGCGCAGCATTCGGATGAGGTTGCTGTAGACAATAGCTCGGCTGGCCGATGTCATTTGGCTTGATTTATAAGAACAAAAAACAATTAGCTCTTATATGCCTAATTAATGCCACTTGGGTCTGTCCTAGACAGTCAATACTTATGTATTTTATTTGAGTGAAACAGGAGGGGCACGCCCCTACcgtaaatttattaaaaagtgGGAAAAAAGAAGTTTACAAGAACAGAGAGTTCAAAAAGACAAagaggaaagaagaagaaaaaaaaggggaaatGGAACCTGAAAAATATTACACATTGTGTAACCAAGTTTCCATAGAAGGTACAAGACTCTGCTTTGCCCTATGTAGAAGAAGAGAGAATTCATGTTTAAATTTCCGTTTGCAGTTATCCACCGAGGGATCTTCATACTTAAATATCCGGTCATTCCTTGTTGCCCAAATACTTTGTGGCATCCCGGCCCAACAAAGATGAATTTGAACCCACTAGTGACCCAAATGTGAGTGGCATGATATGTGTGGGGAGTTGTCCCATCTTGCTAGTTGAGATTGAGTCTCACCAACATATAAACCCAAGTGCCAAGTGCATGTCAACCCTCGGGTTAACCCTtttacgcgaagcgaggacgaaagcgtaaACAGGGTGGTGCAACTGCGTGTTTTACTCAACGTTGGAGTAGAACTGAGCCATATTTGGGAGCGGGGCATTACaatttggtatcagagccgaccctCGCGGTTACACGGATGTGTGCGTGCTAGGGACGCGGACATATGTCGCTTGACGCGTGTGGACCCGTGTGTGGTCGCACAACATGTCATGTGTGCCGGTACTAGATGCATGTGGACGACATGTGCTAAGAGGGAAAGTTCCTGGTCGATTGCCCCAATGTGTGCGGGTTTGTTGCCTACGAGGATGTTGGGTCCTTTAGGGGGTCGATTGCCCCAGTGTGTGCAGGTTTGTTGCCTACAAGGATGTTGGGTCCTTTAGGGGGGTCTATGTGACATcccggcccaacaaggatgaatTTGAGCCTACTAGTGGCCCAAGTGTGACTGGCATGGCATGTGTGGGGAGTTGTCCCACCTTGCTAGTTAAGAGTGAGTCTCACCAATATATAAATCCAACTGCCAAGTACATTCCAACCCTCACGGACGTGTGCATGCTAGGGACGCGGACATATGGCGCTTGACGCGTGTGGACCCGTGTGTGGTCACATGACATGGCATGTGTGCCGGTACTAGATTGTCACACcataaaatatttaattttaggACGTGAATGTCTTTTAGGAACGTTTATCCATCGTTAGGGTATTTCCCGAGAATTTTCTAGAGATTTATAGCAATTATTCTCATTTGCCTAGAGCTAAATCCATTTATTGGAAGGCTCTAAAATCTTTTCACGAGTCCCAAGTATTTTACTTGGACTCATGGTGCCCCAAACTATGTTCTAGATTTTCCCGAGAATCTTCGGAtcttcaaaatattttttgtggtttaaaatatttatctagacttttctagatttgTTTTAAGCCTGAAATGAAAATATATTCTAGAAAATGAATCCAGTTTATTTTCTTCCGAGACTGGATTCAACTCATTTTGCTCATTCGAGTTCTCCGTGCTCTAATTAATATTTCTCCCCGATCAAGTTATGCTGAGACGGTGTCGTGTGGCTCGTTTTCAGTATTATTCCGACGATGCTCCATCAGCGTCAGCTCTTGCGACTAGCATCGTTTCTCAAAACCCGAGATCCAACTCGATCTACCTCGGTCACCAAGCCCCTTTCTCTTCGCGACTCGAATTCCGTCCGTCGGTACAAATCAATCTCAATCAATCCGAGCATCCCTTGTTTCCCACTCTCTTCCTTGGCATAGTAGCTAGCCTGTCTCtcctttccctctccctctccagaGTTACCAATCCCACCAGTCAATCTCCTTTTCTCTTATTGCACATGGTAGCCATACCGTGTCAATCCTCGCTTTCCTACGCACGTGCTAGGATGATGAGTCCGATCTGGCCGCACAAGCTCGACTTTATCGTACTCCTAAATGCCATCTGCAGGTCAAGCTAGTGGTTTGCCACGTGCTCATTTTGGGCTTCTTTCAAGATCAGATAGCTCGCGTTTGCTTTCCTCGGCACATGCATCATGCAATCCGAACCATCCGCATCCTATAAAAAGGTGCAACTCGCTCGACCTTTCTCTCCCCattgtttcttctttttgtGGCCCAGCTCGATGATTCCTCCCAGCACCATACGAACCCGACTCAACCCTACCGTGTTATGCTTGGTTTTCCTGTGCATACGTGCTAGGACTTGTTGACTGAGTTCCTATGATCATGAAAGCCCGGCCATCCGTGTTGTGTAGCCTGCTGGACCcctctcttctttctttctttttccagTCTGCTCTCTACGTCAGCCCAGTACCACTCCGCCGGCCCTTTCTGCTTGACAGCGTGCTGAGTGCCTCTGCCCTATCTCCATCGACCCTTTTCCCTGTTCGGCCCAATACCGAACGTACTTCGGCCAACAAACGAACCTGTTTCGGCCTAGCTCGAACCCCTTGGTCCAGCCCAATCCTACCTCCAGCCCAATCCTACCTCGGCCACCAGCAGCAGGCCTCGATGGAGTCTAGGTGCTATACGTCGCCACTGCCTCCTTGGCGTGCATGCCACGCCGAGCTAGGGCGTTTCGCCTATAAATTGCGAGGCCCGAGCCCTTCCTCCTACCCTGCCGCCATCGTTTGCCCCTCGCAACCCCCTGTGCCGCCCATCTTGCAAGCACCACCACCGTGCGCTAGGGCCAGCACCTTTGGCCCCATGTGGGTGCCCTGCCGTGTGTTGCCCTGGCCAGCGCCGCGCCTCCCACAGGCCACCTGCTCACGCTCGCCCCTGCTCCCACGCCCTGCGCCTGCACGCCGCCCCTACCCAGTCCCGACACCTAGTGAGCCGAGCGCCGCGTGCCTCCCCGCACTCCTGATCCCCGGCACTGCATGCTAGTCCCCACGTCTCCCCCATCCCGAGCGCGCCCAGGCCCCCCTGCGCAACACACGCAGCCCTGCAACGCCAGACCAAGCCGCACGACCTAGTCTTGCTGGGAGGAcgaacagagccgccggcgcccccttcTCGACGAGTTTCCGGTCTCCGTGATGCTTCTCCGCCATCGGTAGGCACCAAAACGAGTTCCCCTCgtcctcctctttcttttcccctgCTCCCTGCACTCTCTCGTGCCCAGAATCACTGGGACTCCGGCGAACAGTGGCCGCCGGTAGCTGGAGCTTTTATGATTAGGCCCCCAGCAAAACATGTAATTTCTGCTGTTTGTCTTGTGTCTTGCCAAAtctgcagaaaaccccctagatGTATTATATCTTTTCAACCTAGCTCCACCCGTGGTCTTTTATGGATCTAGCCCTAACCTTTGCTGAATTTACGAGCTCAATTTTCTGAGTCTAGTAAAAATCAGCAGCTAGCTCCTAAAGTCTACAGTCAATCATGATTAGATCCTTAAATCACCATTTAGTCCATAGTTTCAtcattttagatctgtttcagTTCGTTCTTGTTGCGTTAGTCTTCTAAAACCCTAAGCTATCGTTTAGTACCCTAGTTCTtgttttaaaattaaatataaatttaatttgatCAATGTTTCATCATCAAGTGTTTTCTAATTAAAATCTAATTAAGTCTTTACCTCGGTTTTTCATATTTAATGTTAATATGATTAATGCCAACATAAATGTGTTTTAATTATAATTTGCTAGTTCGACATGAATCATATAAAGTTGTGCGTTTAGATGATCTCATATGTTCTTTTCaaattaattgtttaattagtGTAATGTAGTTTGTATATagataattaaaaataaaatatgactaAGTGTTATCTCGCttttataaatacaaatataaTATGAGTAACATCATAACAAGGGATATCTCTTTTAAATATCCTTCACCTTTGTTTTTGCtattaaaataaatatagttCATAGTTCTTTTTGTTCAAGAATACAAATCTTCCGAtagttgtttctttttttttatcaagaAATCTTcctgcttttatagaaagcaATATTCAAGTCCTTACAAAAAGTTGGGGATACCAACTTAACCGAGATACGTCCAGAAACaaaaacaaccaaaccctacTGGAAAACACTCCAACTCCTCCAAACTCACAAAGTCTGAACATCCACCAAACAAAACAGAAAATCAAATAAAAGCTTCAACGTTCGCTCTTTGGTTTGACTTGGAGACGAAAATCTTCAGCCAGCGCACCATGCTTTCCTTTGTATTCTCCAGTTTCCCACGTTCTTCAGCGCGCAGCAAGATTCTCCATTTCTGCATAAAAACATCAATTTTGGACAGAGCATCAATAGGAGAACGTGGAAATTTCCCCTCAGTCATCATCTTATTTCTAGTCACCCAAAGGGCCCAAGTAGTCACCCCAAAAAAGAAGAGTTTCAGTTGGTAATCCCTACACCCAAGCGGGATCCAACAGTTGAGGAAATCAGCCATACTTGTTGGGATCCTATCCCACCCTAGCGCCTCTTTGTAAGCACTCCACACAAAAGAAGAGATAACACATCTAAAGAAAATATGATCTACATCTTCAGTCACCCCACACAAGGTGCATCTGTAATCCCCCttccatttttttgtttttcaaagCTTTGCCAGTTTGTAGTTTATTTTGGGAAGCCAACCATAGGAAAACTTTGAGTTTCATAGGCATTTTGTTCTTCCATAATTTTTGCATTCTTTTGTTATTAAGCCCCCCAAAAGACAGCAGCCTATACATTGATTTGGTTGTATATAACCCAGATTTTTCCAATCTCCAGTATATCTGGTCATTTTCAGCACAAATTTGGACACTACTGAGTTCTTGGATAATTTCCTCCCATTCATGTAGTTCTTCCTGACCAAAATCTCTTCTAAAATCCAACTTCCACTGAGAACCATCCCAGCAATCACTCACTAGTGCATTTTTGTTTAAGCAGCAATTATACAACCTAGGGAAATGGTCCCTAAGTTTAGATTTTTTAAGCCAAATGTCCTCCCAGAACTTAATCttctttccatttttttttacaaaggaAGCACCCCACAGAAATTTGTTCTTTAACTTATTTATTCCTTTCCAAAACTGAGACCCATTTTTTCCTTGGTAACTAGCATAGTTAGTCCTTTTCAAGTATTTAGCCTTCAACATCTCACAGACCATGTCTCCTCTTTTGTCCTTGTACAGTCTCCATATCCATTTCATGAGTAAGGCTTCATAATTTCCTAGTGTTGGTAATTCCAAGTCCTCCAAAATCCATAGGAACACATGCTTTCTCCCATTTCACCATGTGGTATTTAAATTTCTCCACATCCCCTCTCCAAAAGAATTTTGATCTGATTGAGTCCATGTGTTGATGATTTGTTTCATACAGTCTGCACATCCCCATTAGATAAATTGGAACACTGCTTAGAGAAGAGTTTGTAAGCACTAATCTACCTCCGGAGGTCAAATTTTTTCCTTTCCAAGGCTGTAATTTCTTCCTCATTTTTGTGAGTGGCCCCTCCAAGGATTTGGCACCCACTACAAGAATAGGTGGTATTAACGACAACATATGTGGTCGTTAAAAGTGTATATGTGGTCGTTAAAAGTTTTTAATGACCACAAAAATGTGGTTGTCCATGGTCGTTATACGCTCCGTCATTAAAAGAATTAACGACCACATATAATTTCCCGTCGTTAACTTTTCAACAACCGGACAATATGTCGCAATATGTCGTCGTTATTGCTAGAGTATTAACGACCACATTTCTATTATTAACGACCATACTTTTCATCGTTAATCTCATTACCCCCATTTTACAAAAGGTATTAACGACCACATTTTAGTAATAACGTCCACATTTACTGTTCTTAGGTACATGCACTAGATGCACCGGTGCACTAACAACCACTTCTTTATACTAACCACTCCATTTTACTGCTAACATCCAATTTCATATCATTTGCCACTACATTGCACCATATACGTTCACATATATTTGTAACAACACAATAGCGGGAAACAAATAAATTGTGATAGCAAACTTTTATCATTTATGCAAACTTCAACACTTCAAGATGCTTATTTGCATCCAAGAAAAAATGAACCAGTACGATACAAGAAATAAGCTAAGAGCAACTGGCTAAGGCTAATCCTAGCAGAGAAAAAAATGCTTCACGAATTGTCCTGTGAAAGCATTTTAGCAGTATGGTGCTTGAAGATCATCCATCAAAGGCCTCACCACAAACAATTATCGTGTCATCCTTCTACATCCTGATTCCTACAATATGCAAAAATTTTATCAGGAcaaagataaaagaaaacaaatgtaTCAGGCATGAGAATAAATAAGACCTTTTTGAGCAAAAATTCTTACAATGCTGGTCCGTCTGATTCATGTTGGCTCAAATTGTCCCAGGGCAGCTACCTTCGATCCATCCTAGTAGTAGCCACTGGCTTCTCAACAAAGGGCAGGATTTACCATGTGCTGAAACTGCAGGCACCAAATCTCTATTATCATTTTTGTAAGTTGACTCCGATCTACATATGATAGGAGGAAAATAGTTGTATATAAAAAATAAGATCTGTACTGAGGTATATATACTTACATTACAATCATATTTTACAACTACAAATTTTGTTTATGCaaggaaaaaaatttaaaacaaaaaaCAGCAATTATTGAAGAAATAAAGGTGAGATTTACAATTCATATGAAGTTGCCTAATTAGTACTCCAGCAAGTTTTAGGAAACACATGCTACGGTTGACCAGAGAAAATTAAACTGCCTGAGTGAAGCAATCTTTATCCTTGACTCAAAGAAAGGAAAATTCGCATTCAGCTAATCTATTAACTCATACCAAAAAGATGTAGGTGCTGCCTTAATAAATGTATTACTCATGCTTCACAAACATGTATACAGATATTATCTTTGGAACAATTCTGCTAGGGTTAAGAGCAAAAAAATTCAACTTACCATAGAAGAAAAGACTCGAATATATGAAGCAGAGGGAACCGATATGCTTGAGTCTAACATTTCAAATTCTTGTCAATCATGCACCCTTTCAACAATGCATCTGCAGTTCTGCACCCTGGTTCCTGACTGCAGGACATACGTAATAACTGTAAATGATGTTAAAATTCTATATTTCCAGATGGTAGTACGAACAAATCTTTTCATAATCAAGAATGTTTATGAACTCCCCAACCGACCCTGATGTCTGAGAAtaaatatgcaattttgtaaccCACGAGACTACAGATGGGGGACAATAACTTCTGAGCCTATATCATCTAATAAAATAAAACTATTTGTCATTGCTACAGGAAGCAAGCGTAAATCACAGGATTCAGTTGCCTGACAAAAAAGTAGCCAGCCTTTTCGGTCAGAAACAAATATATAGATAAGATAAGGCAAACCATGTGAAAATGCGATAGAAATTTGAACCCTAACCTCAGGGGATTAGTTGATACCTACAAATCCAAATCTGCCGTTGGGCAGCTATGAAGTGAAACCTTACTTTCTCATCCTGTTGTTCTGAACGGACTGCGAAGACATGCAATGGAGGAGCTGATGAAACTTCACGCCTACGG
The genomic region above belongs to Panicum virgatum strain AP13 chromosome 8N, P.virgatum_v5, whole genome shotgun sequence and contains:
- the LOC120686474 gene encoding disease resistance protein PIK6-NP-like, which gives rise to MFRIKDPVQECRELLQNYKCLIVIDGLQSTEDWDQIKAALAFQRDNRSRILVISYEESVATYCSKDNWWNVEGLEIDDALDLLIRTASTSRWSSWPSDPSPADIEQAKILLHKCGGLPQVIVAVGNFMAEGWSIDNDDNFMGTLETHPAFGSLRGLFDWVHSYFHSCEDLLKPCIFYLSIFPVNHKIRRSRLVRRWIAEGYSRDTKERTAEENAEESFLDLRKLNMIQVPGSTSLSSFMRMPLCQVNGFFREYIISRSMEENLVFELEGHCSVNSQHTGRHLTIGSTWDRDMSVYGSIDFSRLRSLTVFGEWESFFISDKMRIVRVLDLEDTSSVTDGDLEQMVKLLPRLKFLSLRGCKEITRLPDSFGALRQLQTLDIRHTSVVRLPASTTKLQKLQHIRAGTTVQLDDDTSIVDSLAPPQPETAVTSTLSMSRLRRAATLVLPELWTHCGRLLPDSHNGGVVVPRGIGKMTALHNISVIDVSVASGSAILEELKNLSQLRKLGVSGVKRENCKELCCAISDHAHLESLSLWLGTNQAGCLDAISPPPKKLESLKLYGQIDKLPPWIKLLSNLRKLKLRLTMIRQHEVDLLKDLPSLNILCLSFKEFEYGELRFRGSRSFRQLWILEIACNSRLQSVTFGDHVMPRLEVLKIRCCNNVPTLNFSGLEKLQILREVLLRGSYDNKVEQDMRSQLGKHQNKPGFKVEPRSNSS